From the Manihot esculenta cultivar AM560-2 chromosome 3, M.esculenta_v8, whole genome shotgun sequence genome, one window contains:
- the LOC110612011 gene encoding protein CHUP1, chloroplastic, which yields MSHPTTTPSRFRLNSKAKESPKPELANGSLSPASHARAKSVPPDVKTHSKVRRSLLMNKPKSVEYVIGSQKARDNEDVRVVGRSGNRPVVEQFARPRPHRPVDSAAARNEQEATKELQEKLVLKEGLIKDLQSEVSALKAELDKAHSLNKELESQNKKLALDLSAAAVKIGALNTHDQESSEEHKSPTFKYIQKLIANKLENSTVKKEAYNGPTTVKTPLLPPPPSPPADNMLSKAVDAERKAPSFPSLPPPPPPPPPPMRPLARAASSPKTPAVVEFYHSLRKQEEKRDIPGPGNQYKSAVSSAHSSIVGEIQNRSAHLLAIKADVKTKGDFINGLIQEVLAVAYTDIEDVLKFVDWLDGELSTLADERAVLKHFNWPERKADAIREAAIEYRALKLLESEICSFKDETDIPCGAALKKMAVLLDKSERGIGRLTKLRSSVLPSYQDWKIPTNWMLDSGIVSKIKHASMKLAKMYMRRVIMELELARNSDRESNQEALVLQGVHFAYRTHQFAGGLDSETLCAFEEIRRRVPGHTGRSRELLAAVASS from the exons ATGTCCCACCCCACCACTACCCCATCCCGCTTCAGACTCAATTCTAAAGCTAAGGAATCGCCAAAACCTGAGCTTGCCAATGGGTCGCTGTCACCAGCCAGTCATGCAAGAGCAAAATCAGTTCCGCCAGATGTAAAGACACACTCCAAGGTCAGGAGGTCTCTGCTGATGAACAAACCCAAATCTGTAGAGTATGTCATAGGATCTCAAAAGGCTAGGGATAATGAGGATGTTAGAGTGGTGGGTCGCTCTGGGAACCGCCCAGTTGTCGAGCAATTTGCTAGGCCAAGACCGCACCGGCCTGTGGATTCTGCTGCTGCGAGAAATGAACAAGAGGCCACGAAGGAATTACAGGAGAAGCTTGTATTGAAAGAGGGTTTGATTAAGGATTtgcaatcagaagtttctgCTTTGAAGGCAGAACTGGATAAAGCGCATAGCTTGAATAAGGAGCTAGAGTCGCAGAACAAGAAGCTGGCGCTGGATCTTTCCGCTGCTGCCGTCAAGATTGGAGCTTTAAACACTCATGACCAG GAGTCAAGTGAAGAGCACAAGAGCCCTACATTTAAGTACATTCAGAAACTCATTGCAAACAAATTGGAAAATTCAACAGTTAAAAAGGAGGCGTACAATGGGCCAACTACAGTTAAAACGCCGCTTctaccaccaccaccatcacCCCCAGCAGACAATATGCTTTCTAAAGCTGTTGATGCTGAAAGAAAGGCTCCATCATTTCCCTCCttgccaccaccaccaccaccaccaccacccccAATGCGGCCACTAGCCAGAGCAGCCTCTTCTCCAAAAACTCCTGCAGTTGTAGAATTTTATCACTCCTTGAGAAAGCAAGAGGAGAAGAGAGATATTCCAGGACCAGGGAATCAGTATAAATCAGCCGTGTCAAGTGCACACAGCAGCATAGTTGGAGAGATTCAAAATCGTTCAGCTCATCTGTTAGCT ATAAAAGCTGATGTCAAAACAAAGGGTGACTTCATCAACGGACTTATCCAAGAAGTGCTAGCTGTGGCATATACAGATATTGAAGATGTCCTAAAATTTGTGGATTGGCTTGATGGTGAACTCTCAACGTTG GCTGATGAGCGAGCTGTGTTAAAGCATTTCAATTGGCCAGAGAGGAAAGCTGATGCCATTAGAGAAGCTGCTATTGAGTATCGTGCACTGAAACTATTAGAAAGTGAGATATGTTCCTTCAAAGATGAAACTGACATTCCATGTGGAGCTGCCTTGAAAAAGATGGCTGTCTTGCTTGACAA GTCTGAGAGAGGTATTGGAAGGCTGACCAAACTTCGAAGCTCAGTTTTGCCTTCTTATCAGGATTGGAAAATACCAACCAATTGGATGCTTGATTCTGGAATAGTAAGCAAG ATAAAACATGCTTCTATGAAGCTGGCGAAGATGTATATGAGGAGAGTGATAATGGAGCTTGAACTGGCCCGAAATTCGGATCGGGAATCCAATCAAGAAGCACTGGTGCTTCAAGGTGTGCACTTTGCATATAGGACACATCAG TTTGCCGGAGGTCTTGATTCAGAAACGTTATGTGCTTTTGAAGAGATTAGAAGGCGAGTTCCAGGACACACAGGAAGATCTCGAGAGCTATTAGCTGCTGTAGCATCATCATGA